The sequence GTGAACAGTTTACTCAATTCTAATAAAAGATTTGCCTGTGCTGGATCATCAGTACAAACCATAACTGAAGTTTTTTTAACAGAGAAAACTACAGCCCTGAATTTTTTGGCTAATTCTTCTGGAATAAGCAGAACCTGCTCCTTACTCGGAGGGTTAGAACCTAAATCAGCAAAGGGTACCTTCATTGATTCAGCAATCGCCTGGCCTAAAGTTTCTTTATTGATTAAACCTTCAGTCAATAAATAATCTACTAAACCAATACGGTGAGTTTTAGAAAATTCTTCAGCTGTTTTAATATCATCCTCAGAAACGTAGCTTCCTGATAATAATATTTTTTTTATAAATACTTCGTCGAGTTTCATAGGATGAAATTATTATTTTAAAATGGAGTTAACTAAATTGATAACTTCGGCAATCGAGACACTGGATTTGCCAAGAAATTCTTTAGCGCCTAACTCACGAACTCTTTTTTCATCATCCGCTTGACTGAGGTTAGATAGAACAATAACCGGAACATTCAAACCCTGTGTTTTGATTGCCTCTAGAACAGCGAAACCATCCATTTTCGGCATAATCAAATCCAACAATAAGAGATCAAACTTATC is a genomic window of Candidatus Falkowbacteria bacterium containing:
- a CDS encoding response regulator encodes the protein MKKILIAEDEKPYSKALVLKLQHNGYEASSVENGEEAIAALNRDKFDLLLLDLIMPKMDGFAVLEAIKTQGLNVPVIVLSNLSQADDEKRVRELGAKEFLGKSSVSIAEVINLVNSILK